The sequence TATAGGTTTAGGACTTGTAGATTCCGTATTGGATGGAGAACTTTTTCTAATGGTAACGAATTACTCAAGGGAGATGCCTTAGTTTTCCATCTGATCGGGCGTTGCAAGTTTAAGGTCATCCTTTTTACATAACCTTCCTTTTTAAacttcatatatttttttaaaatttaaaatagtggATGTTAGTATGTGTTAAAAATAAAgctattgttgttttgaatgTTAAGGTATACATTGTGAGGTCATGCAGGCCAACGAAAGTGGATGGGGCTGTTCAAAATCCGAAAAAAGATGTTTTCACTAGGACTGGTATGCCGATTCATCTATATATTTTCTACTAAATCATTGGAAAATTAAATGTCAAAGAATCACATCATGATATGCTCATCCAAAATATTGTCAAAGAAAATGGTGATCAAATAGCAGAAGGTGCAAGAAATTGTATGAGGGTGAAGGAAGAAAACCAGGATCTCTTTTGGGACGATAGCGACCAAGAGGACATTAAAGAAAGACTTAAATCTGACCATACGCCTTCCCCATCTCGTGATAATATATGCTCTAATGTCTTTGGAAGCATCCGGTTTTCAGCATCTGTACTCAAATTTCAAGACGTGAAAAGATTTGAGGATTTCAAGATTTGTGTGGATGGCTTGATTCTGGACTCAGAATTTCCAGTGGATGCTAAAAGGACGTATTACAAGCTGTGCTGCAGTCAAAAGATGTTTCTTCATGGTCGTATGACCCTTAGCAGCAAGCTTGTCTCTGGAATGATTTCTGAAACGTCGAATATTGCGGATGCTATACAATCCACGACTCTCGCTGCCTCTCTACATAATTTGGAATCTTGGGACAACACTCTTAAAGCTTTTGAAGACTTGCGCATGAACGTGGGATTTCTACGTACTCGAATAGATGTGCTAGTCAAGATTTCACGCAAATACCGAACTATTCAcgaatcaaacagtgcaaaatctgctcaagttgaGGAGAAGAAGATAGCTTTGAATGAGAAAGTTTCAACAATGGATGCGTTGCAAAAAAGTATAACGGCCCTTGAAGAATCGATTAACAGTCTGGAAGCCGAGATAGATGGTGAAGAAGAAGGGCTGGGATTTGAGTTTAGTAAAATTGCTTCTGCTCCCTGGTAAAACCTTTCAGTTAGGCGAGAAATTTTGTACGATAAACTCGACGGATGGTTTCGATAAACCTCCCATGGTGGTTGGTGGTGTGACCGTGTAAGTTGTAACTTAGAATTTCCTAGTTTGTTTTGGTGGCTTTCTTTTGACATCCTAGCATGACACCTTAGAGGCAGAAgtaaattttacttttttgaGCTGAAAAGAAATGTGAGCACACATTCTCCTGTCTCCCATCTCTTGTGGCATGTATTCTTGAATCAGAAAGTTATTGCTTGAATAAATTATTATAGATTGAGATCTTTTTTCCTTGTTACACTTTTAAATTACTTTTAGCAACTTTATTCAATTTTGAAAAACTTGATTAAAAAACACACACATTCAAACACACTCTCTGTCTCTCTCCCCAAGTACATGATATTTTTTTGCACAAGCCTCATACAAGCGAATGATTCAGGGCAATAAATCAGAACTTactctcaaaataataaatgaaTGAATTTCTTTACTTTACTATTATAgatgataatttaatttttgttttacagTAAAACTTGTAATTTCACTGAGAAAAATCATTTTACAAGCTTAACTAGCAGAAAGAAAATTCATCGTTATTTTAAACGAAAGGTGAAGGGAAACAAAAAGTAAAAGAAGCAACAAAATGAGCTATATAATTAGCCGAACGACGCACATGGATCGAGTTTGATATCACAGGACCATGGATTAATTTATTTAGTTCCATTGCACAAGTGCCCCTGTATCCGAGATATTCGGTTGAGGTTGTGATTGTTTGCACTGTCAAGAGGAAATATGTTTCAATCTGGACATTCAATTGATTTCGATCATATAAGAGTTTGACACCTTCTCGAATAACTAGTAGCTCACCGATCCATGGACCACATTCAAGCATCGACATTCAATTTGAGGGTGCTCGGGTCCCGTGGCAACCATCACTTCTTTGagctttgttttgtttttgtttttttttttttttttcaaaaaaaaaagttgaaatgattttgacatctagataaatgttgaaaagtgcttgtttttattttttattttcaatgtaGAAGCAAAATTCCAAAACCTATAAATTCTTGCTTCTAAAATCATTTTTATAACCAAACACTACATTTTTTAAGGAAAGtgtgttctttttcttttgacCTCCTGATTCTCCAACCAAACgagttttaaataaaataaaataagtgttttttctAAAAACTCAAATTTATAGCTTTTCAAGTACTTatataaataacttaaattagAAAAGTATTTTTCATATATTCATTTAAACACAAAATTAGTACAATTTTTACTTAGAAAATCACTTTTAAAAGCTCAGcttaaaaaatcactttttaaagtaaaatatttgtatatccAAACACACTCTGGATCTTTAAAAAACgtataataattttttgaattaagTTAAACGTACTCTCAAAAGAATAAATGAATGAATTTCTTTACTTTACTATTATAgatgataatttaatttttgttttacagTAAAACTTGTAATTTCACTGAGAAAAATCATTTTACAAGCTTAACTAGCAGAAAGAAAATTCATCGTTATTCTAAACGAAAGGTGAAGGGAAACAAAAAGTAAAAGAAGCAACAAAATGAGCTATATAATTAGCCGAACGACGCACATGGATCGAGTTTGATATCACAGGACCATGGATTAATTTATTTAGTTCCATTGCACAAGTGCCCCTGTATCCGAGATATTCGGTTGAGGTTGTGATTGTTTGCACTGTCAAGAGAAAATCTGTTTCAATCTGGACATTCAATTGATTTCGATCATATAAGAGTTTGATACCTTCTCGAATAACTAATAGCTCACCGATCCATGGACCACATTCAAGCATCGACATTCAATTTGAGGGTGCTCGGGTCCCGTGGCAACCATCACTTCTTTGagctttgttttgtttttgtttttgttttttttttcaaaaaaaaaaaaaagttgaaatgattttgacatttggataaatgttgaaaagtgcttgtttttattttttattttcaatgtaGAAGCAAAATTCCAAAACCTATAAATTCTAGCATCTAAAATCATTTTTATAACCAAACACTACATTTTTTTAAGGAAAGtgtgttctttttcttttgacCTCCTGATTCTCCAACCAAACgagttttaaataaaataaaatatgtgttTTTCTAAAAACTCAAATTTATAGCTTTTCAAGTACTTatataaataacttaaattagAAAAGTATTTTTCATATATACATTTAAACACAAAATTAGTACAATTTTTACTTAGAAAATCACTTTTAAAAGCTCAGcttaaaaaatcactttttaaagtaaaatatttgtatatccAAACACACtccggatttttaaaaaaacgtataataattttttaaattaagttAAACGTACTCTCAAAAGAATAAATGAATGAATTTCTTTACTTTACTATTATAgatgataatttaatttttgtttcacAGTAAAACTTGTAATTTCACTGAGAAAATCATTTTACAAGCTTAACTAGCAGAAAGAAAATTCATCGTTATTCTAAACGAAAGGTGAAGGGAAACAAAAAGTAAAAGAAGCAACAAAATGAGCTATATAATTAGCCGAACGACACACATGGATCGAGTTTGATATCACAGGACCATGGATTAATTTATTTAGTTCCATTGCACAAGTGCCCCTGTATCCGAGATATTCCGTTGAGGTTGTGATTGTTTGCACTGTCAAAAGAAAATCTGTTTCAATCTGGACATTCAATTGATTTCGATCATATAGGAGTTTGACACCTTCTCGAATAACTAGTAGCTCACCGATCCATGGACTACATATATTGGTTGATTTATTTGCTTCCCAAAGGCCATAAGAATTTTTCCTTTTGTATTTCGGAGAACCCCACCCACACTCGATTAGTAGACTCGTTAACACAAGCATCGACATTCAATTTTAGGGTGCTCCGGTCCGGTGGCAACCATCACTTCTTTGagctttgttttgtttttgtttttattttattttttttaaaaaaaaagctgAAATGATTTTGACATTTGGATAAAGTTGAAAAGTGcttgtttttattttcaatgTAGAAGCAAAATTCCAAAACCCATAAATTCTAGCTTCTAAAATCATTTTTATAACCAAACACTACATTTTTTTAAGGTAAGtgtgtttttctttttcttttgacCTCCTATATTCTCCAACCAAACGAgttctaaataaattaaaataagcgTTTTTCTAAAAACTCAAATTTATAGCTTTTCAAGTACTTatataaataacttaaattaaaaaagtatttttcatatattcatccaaacacaaaattagtacaatatttatttagaaaatcactTTTAAAAGCTCAGattaaaaaattactttttagagtaaaatatttgtatatccAAACACACTCTGGATCTTAAAAAACGTATAATGATTTTTTGAATTAAGTTAAACGTACAagataaaatagaaaatttatATGTAAGTATGTTTCTCTAATAATATTCTTTAATCTGAAAAAACAATCGAGTGTAATTATTGGCGAGAGACAATTTATAAGTGCAATGTTTGGGCTCCCGAATCATTTATTTTGGCAATGGAAATCGGAAGAATACCCCACCCAACTCCTCGGATTCTGAGGTCTGCTTATTTAATTCCTCTCTCGCCTCGCGCCAAATTGATCATTACTTAAATTTTGGCAGAAAATATTTTCATTGAACTactctgtatatatatatattggtcaTCTCAAGGTAATTAAAATTCTTGtctttatatatttgaattgaattgaatttgaattGGTGTGTGTTAAATGTTAACACCATTGCATTTCCTTTGCAATCGCCAGCTCTACCATTGGACTGGACTCAAGAAGCTCATGAGTTTGTTACCAATATGTCTCCTCGTGGCGATCGCCATCTATTACTATGGAGATGGAGATGAGGATGTGGATGGAGATGGTATCCGTGTCTCTGACGGATCTGTTGCCAAACTTCAAGAGGATTTTAAGATTCACGTGGATGGTGATCTAATTGTGGACTCCGAATTACCTGCTTTTGATAAAATGAAGTACTATGTGCTCTGCCGCAGCCAAGGCATGTTTCTTCATGGCCAACTTATTGAGGGTCTTGGCAGTAAGCTAGTAACCGCAATGATCTGTAAAACCACGGATATTGCCACCGCTATCAAATCTTTGAGTCATGTTCCTTCTCTTGGAGATTTGGAACGTTGGGACAAAACTCTTAAAGCTTTTGAAGACTTGGGCATGAACGTTGGATTTCTACGTACTCGGATAGATATGCTAGCCAAGATTTTACACAAATATCACCAAACTGTTAACAAATCAAGCAGTGCAAAATTTGCTCAAGTTGAGGAGGAAAAGAGAGCTTTGAATGAGAAAGTTTCGACCATGGATGCATTGCAAAAAAGTATAGCAGTCCTTGAAGAGTCGATAAAATGTTTGGAATCCGAGATAGATGGTGAAGAAGAAGGGCTGAGATTTGAGTTTAGTAAAATTGCTTCTGCTCCATGGTAAAATCTTTCAATGATGAGAGAAATTTTGTATGATGATAAACTCGACCGTTGGTTTCGATACACCTTCGATTCTCTTCTGTCTCCCATCTCTTGTGGCATGTATTCTTGAATCAGAAAGTTATTGCATGAATCAATTTGTTTTAGCTTGAGATCCTTTTTTCCTTATTACACTTTTAATTTAGTTTTAGAAACTTTATTCAATTTTGAAAgactttattaaaaaaacacacacgCACTCTCTGTCTCTCTCCAAGTACATGATATTTTTTGCACAAGCCTCATACAAGAGAATGATTCGGGGCAATAAATCACAACTTACACTcataagaataaattaaatgaatgaatttatttactttattattatagatgatattttattttattttttacaataaAACTTGTAATTTCATTGAGAAAAGTTTTCGGTCACAAGCTTAACTAgtcagaaaaaaaaatcttccTTAATCCAAACAAAAGGTAAAGGAGAAGAAGAAGCAAAATAAGCAACAAAATGAGCTACATAATTAGCCAAACGACACACATGGATCAAGTTTGAAATCACATGACCctggattaatttatttatttccatAGCACATGGAGGCCGTATATCCGAGATCTTCCGTCGAGACTGTGACTGCTTGCACAGTCAACAGAGAATCTGTTTTAATCTGGAGTCCATTcaattgattttgatgatgtgGAAGTTTGACACCTTCTCGAATAGCTAGTAGCTCAACGTGGACCAGAGATATTGGCCGATTTATTTGTTTTCCAAATGCGATAAGAAGTCTTCGATCCTCCTGTATTTCGGAGATCCCCACCCACGCTAAAGCGATTAGCAGGCTCATTAACACAAGCATCGACATTCAATCGCACGCTTTGATAATCAGAGATAAGGTTTATGCTCAACGGGATGCTATTAACAATTTGCTTCTGTTCATTATCATGGAGGAATTTTTGCTTTTCTCTTAATGGCCCATGCATGAGTAGCAAATATTTCAAACTAGATGcaatatttcattttatttctaAAGAAATTTAGTGAAttgatattttcattttttttatcaaaatataTTCTATGTCCGCGCGTCTCTTTACTTTTGCTCAGTTCTTCTCTTCGTGAAGTGGCTGTCGTCTCATATTTTTCCTGGATTTGTTATTTACATTTGATTTTagtatgaaattttattttctttccaatacattcaatatatatttgtgaCATTTTACTCTTATTACTTTATAATTACATATTCAATGTTCAACAAGCTTTgcttcattattttatttcgaGGATTTATTGTAAAATTATTTCACAAGTAAAAGATTCGTCGATTTTTCTAATGTGATTGTGAAAAATATGCATAACTTGTTATTATGTTAATGAATATTGTTTTTTTCATTGATCACTTTGCAGTTACCCTAATGTATAATTGTTTGTGGTTAATTTCATTTGacaattagttttttttttgcaaatacAGGAACTCAGAAGTCATAATTGTGATTGTGATATTTTTTTGGAACTTCTTTCGCTTGTAAAAAGAAAATCAATATTGTTTCAAACATTGTGTTTtattttcattctttaagtGCCCATAATTTAAGTTGCTTctctaaatattatattttgcttGCAAAATGTTATGATCTCAATTAAAAGAATTATTTGCCGACAAACTATTTTATTTACATTTGTCCATTTAAAATCATGGTGTAGTTGTAACGTCCCAAAACTCAAAAACGCTACTAAATATACATACTTTAAATATTTAGGGAAATTAATTTGTGGAATAAAATCATTTTCTTAAAAGTAACAATTTGTGCTCCAACATTTCAAAAAAACATTCAGAGAATAGTTGTCAATCAACCACAAAAGAAATGGTAAAAGTTGTTTTTCCTTCCTCAAAATAAAAGTAAACTGTTCATAACATGTCGCACTCATGCATCCCCCGCCGGTTCGACCCTTTGCTCCTCTTCATGCCTTGACCCATATTCATCAATATAACCATTGACATCATCATTATCTGcatcattcaagtatagtgagtctaaagactcagcaagaatatgcaTACTGAAAATCGTGTGAAAACTTGCAACTAAAAGAAATAGTCCTacatcatgaacataacataaaaacttaacATTTGGGGTGATGAGATATGTAAATTTGTGGCAACTATCATAAGAGCACATCATAGGTTCTCgttgtacaacaagcatatggtTTTCGCccttaaactttcattctttggaaagGTCACTCCaaagctcatcccgaagtgtcAACCCCATATAATTCCATCCCGTGAGCCATAGTTTGGAAAGGCCGCTCCgcagctcatcccgaagtgtcAATCCTGTATTGCCACCATAAAACgcatacaacatcaaaatatttttcttgcATCATATCATTCATCATACTTCTCGTAACTTCATAACATCATGCTCTTAAAACTTTCGTGCTAGCTGTATGCTAAAAGATAGAAACTTCATACTATACATAGCTTTTTATGAGGGAAAATAACATGTAGAAACATTACATAGCTTATTTGATTCACGTGAGTCGTTCCGTCCGTCCCGAACATTCGAATTTGAAACTTTTTCCGATAGAACATCttaaaaactcttaaaagaGCTTAAAAAGTCAAAAACTGAAATTTTGGACTGAACATgcgaaatataaaatatttgggCAGCACCCTATGCACTTGAGTGGCGGAAAAGTGCCTCTCGAGCGTGCTCCCTTGAACACGCCCAAGCTCTAGCGGGAGAAAGATTCCGCTCGATTGCACGGTTCGTTGCCTGGAAATCCAGGCAGCGACGCGCAGTCGCCCAACACGATTTCCTCCCTCTCTTCGGCTCCTAAACGACAATCTTTCacccaaaaatatttaacaattggAAGGAAATCATCCATGGAcacaaaaacttcaaaacttAAAAAGAATTTGCCTCAAAAAAAAGATCAACGTCAACGGTTTGATCCAAAACTTCAAATCTATTACACACTCACACCAAAAATCCTGATTTTTACACATATACATCCATAAACCTCAATAAACTTTAGTCAAAGACATCAGGAACCCCTCACGCTTCACgtataaatatcataatcatgagTTCttcataaatcatgcatcaatcAACATATATGCACATAGGGttcatataaaaaatatttatatcctTGAATGGCGATTTCAAAACGttaaaaacttgcctgaatTTTGATAATTGGACTTTGGAACGATCTATCCTCGAGAAAGCTGAAGAATTAAAGCCATAGCTCTTGGAGCAGAATTTTGAAcgtgactttttttttttgggagagAATAGAGAGTAGGTGGCGTCTATAAAAAATGAGAAAAGAAGTAAAAAGTTTGACGCCTAAGTTTGTGACTAATGGGATTAAAAATCGGCCCGTTAGTCTCAAAcattaattctttgaaatttactCTTCAAATGCTGCCCCAACTTAAAAAAAACACTGCATAACtttaaacttttaaattaaACATTGAACTTTTCTTAACTAATTTGAGGACTAGTCTCGTTCCTTCAGTCCAAAATAACTCCAaacctgaaaactttaaaaGAGCATGTAACACATAGAATTTCAGGCATAAcataatgtagtgacccgtaactAATTAAAgataattaagggattaatcaatgAAAAATAAGAAATTAGGGTCATGAtcagaacggaagctccgttggAGGGAACGGAAGCTTTGatggtgatcggaagctccgatgtgcaACGGAAAATCcgataatattacgtcagccatgacatgTGAGACAACAGAAGCTCCAATCTGGAACAGAGGTTCCGATTCTGCTTATCCATGGCCAGCCAGTGAGGAACTGACACGTGGAGGATGagggagatcggaagctctgatggcgCATCGGAGGTTCCGGTAGTGTCCTATTTATAGGGGTGCCGAGGGTCATTTTCAAATGCAccattttcattcttttctctGTTTTCTAggcttctaacttagatctaggaatTTCTACACTTCCCATGGGGAATCTGAAAGTGGtatagcgatcccgacgtcgtagcggagctgtggcctagtttcgaGGCTAtcaacagcaaagggctgacgacggacgcagatataactttggcttcctaaaaatatttaggagtatgcaataacttagttaaggcttttagagcttaattattgatgcatgggtaattgcattgtagtagcagtagactggactagtaggcttggagtttATACCAGTGGTTCTAGGAATTGCCTGCaattgttagaggtacgtaagtactgaccgagatagccggcatgatatatatgcttatatgttgcatgagtatgtgctatatgttttaccatgttttacggctttagcacatgcatatttttacgtttgactgcatctggtatgatgtgattcatggacagtttccatcggtgaggggttactccttatggattcgtgtctggggagactcagcccctggttttgctatcactaagagcAGCTAAGATGGTGGGTTTTGACGTTATAGTTGATaggagaatatacgagtaccccgcggagtctctctcttagcacggtactgtatattcatggcgccctgagTAGACTGTTTTAACCAGTATTTTAAAGACATTTGCTTGCTGCATATTAttctatatatcattgctttcgtattgagcgttgtcgctcactCCCCTGTGTTGGTTTCTTTTTGGATTCCTTATGGTAGGGCATGTTTGAGGATGGACGGTccatgtgagacctcggttctaaacatctaatctcggatataaacaataattaagcatacaagaacCAAGACTAAAATcaataaagaatttttttgaaaaataaacagtgcctcgctcgatcggtagaactcaaccgatcgagcgagcaagaaatccAAAACTTTCTGCCCGATTGAAAAATccagcaccgctcgatcggtaggattcaaccgatcgagcgggcaagcttTTTACAAAATAGAAACATGGCCCAAAGTTCATCGCTCGATtggtcaaactctaccgatcgagcaatgACAGCACAGAGCTAAAAAAATCAGCAGAAATCTTGCCAAAGCTCAAGTCCAatacattcaaaacataacaagggtcataatacatgcaacgacaacattcaatccacaatgctcgcataaacaatacaacataaacaacgaatttcgagatctaaacatgttccaatataaactagatagacatgctgattcgacttttaaaccgagtcccacttctatctctcactcttgatgttaaccaggtcttcgctgaatCGATCcttccccacctgttgccaagtacacatataaaacaaagcaacaaccggatagctccggtgagaatgatattcccagtaaaagcaacataacatgcaatacaaTTAATATAGCAACAACATGTTAttaagacaacatattcaatggtAAGACGAATGAAAtgaatgtctttaaaatcgggatatcaacactgataaacaagggattgatgttatgcttttgggattcctaggatgagatcatgtaacgactcaccgactctcccaattgaggtggtgccacgtatctcatacccctagactttggtgcgactataaggagtatgctgacgctaggtgaacttctacaacccaggccactcgcagt comes from Henckelia pumila isolate YLH828 chromosome 4, ASM3356847v2, whole genome shotgun sequence and encodes:
- the LOC140861164 gene encoding B3 domain-containing protein Os01g0234100-like → MLTPLHFLCNRQLYHWTGLKKLMSLLPICLLVAIAIYYYGDGDEDVDGDGIRVSDGSVAKLQEDFKIHVDGDLIVDSELPAFDKMKYYVLCRSQGMFLHGQLIEGLGSKLVTAMICKTTDIATAIKSLSHVPSLGDLERWDKTLKAFEDLGMNVGFLRTRIDMLAKILHKYHQTVNKSSSAKFAQVEEEKRALNEKVSTMDALQKSIAVLEESIKCLESEIDGEEEGLRFEFSKIASAPW
- the LOC140866160 gene encoding B3 domain-containing protein Os01g0234100-like isoform X1; the encoded protein is MDSSEDSSSSDSEMSSESLRWRLRSRKRGHEDHEDTKNKGKARNESMRVMCNGAKVNSTSCVCAMTRANDVQVNLSKQFPSCVKLVTALQVPGGKEQYLDLPKKFCKKHLPIEDGTHIFVDENEKEYSIGYRFRTCRFRIGWRTFSNGNELLKGDALVFHLIGRCKFKVYIVRSCRPTKVDGAVQNPKKDVFTRTENGDQIAEGARNCMRVKEENQDLFWDDSDQEDIKERLKSDHTPSPSRDNICSNVFGSIRFSASVLKFQDVKRFEDFKICVDGLILDSEFPVDAKRTYYKLCCSQKMFLHGRMTLSSKLVSGMISETSNIADAIQSTTLAASLHNLESWDNTLKAFEDLRMNVGFLRTRIDVLVKISRKYRTIHESNSAKSAQVEEKKIALNEKVSTMDALQKSITALEESINSLEAEIDGEEEGLGFEFSKIASAPW
- the LOC140866160 gene encoding B3 domain-containing protein Os01g0234100-like isoform X3; this encodes MDSSEDSSSSDSEMSSESLRWRLRSRKRGHEDHEDTKNKDLPKKFCKKHLPIEDGTHIFVDENEKEYSIGYRFRTCRFRIGWRTFSNGNELLKGDALVFHLIGRCKFKVYIVRSCRPTKVDGAVQNPKKDVFTRTENGDQIAEGARNCMRVKEENQDLFWDDSDQEDIKERLKSDHTPSPSRDNICSNVFGSIRFSASVLKFQDVKRFEDFKICVDGLILDSEFPVDAKRTYYKLCCSQKMFLHGRMTLSSKLVSGMISETSNIADAIQSTTLAASLHNLESWDNTLKAFEDLRMNVGFLRTRIDVLVKISRKYRTIHESNSAKSAQVEEKKIALNEKVSTMDALQKSITALEESINSLEAEIDGEEEGLGFEFSKIASAPW
- the LOC140866160 gene encoding B3 domain-containing protein Os01g0234100-like isoform X2; this encodes MRIPRTSNGAKVNSTSCVCAMTRANDVQVNLSKQFPSCVKLVTALQVPGGKEQYLDLPKKFCKKHLPIEDGTHIFVDENEKEYSIGYRFRTCRFRIGWRTFSNGNELLKGDALVFHLIGRCKFKVYIVRSCRPTKVDGAVQNPKKDVFTRTENGDQIAEGARNCMRVKEENQDLFWDDSDQEDIKERLKSDHTPSPSRDNICSNVFGSIRFSASVLKFQDVKRFEDFKICVDGLILDSEFPVDAKRTYYKLCCSQKMFLHGRMTLSSKLVSGMISETSNIADAIQSTTLAASLHNLESWDNTLKAFEDLRMNVGFLRTRIDVLVKISRKYRTIHESNSAKSAQVEEKKIALNEKVSTMDALQKSITALEESINSLEAEIDGEEEGLGFEFSKIASAPW